The nucleotide window CGGCGTCGGCCACCCCGTGGATGTCGCGGTCCGGATCCGCCTCGGTGAAGTAGAGCGGCGGCCGCTCCTCGCCCAGCAGCACCACCTGGTACCAGTACTGCTCCACCTCGGCCAGGTGCCGGAGCAGGCCCAGCAGGGTCAGCTCGGACGGCTGGACCGAACGCTCCCGCAACTGCTCGGCGGTCAGGCCCGCGCACTTGAGCGTCAGCGTCTTGCGGTGGTAGTCGAGGAAGGAGGCGAGCAGCTCCGCCTCACCACCGGTGTACGGCGGGTCCTGGCGCTCGGTGGTGTCGATCGGGGCGTTCATGACCGACATCCTGGACCACCAGGGGCGGTTCGGGCGAGCGGGTTTCGGCACGGTAGCGTGGCGGGCAGTCGATCATGAGGAGGCCGCCGTGCCCGTCACCCTGGTCACCGGCGGGAGCCGGGGCATCGGCGCCGCCCTGTGCCGCCGACTCGCCGCCGACGGCCACGACCTGGCGATCGGCTACCGGCGGGACGCCGAGGCCGCCGAGCAGGTGGCCGCCGAGGCCCGGGCGGCCGGCGTGCTCGCCGTCGCGCTGCAACTGGACACCGCCGTCGAGGCGGACGTCGAGCGGTTCTTCGACCAGGCCGCCGAGCGGCTCGGCCACGCCACCGGGCTGGTCAACAACGCGGCCGTCACCAGCACCCGGGGCACCCTCGCCGAGCTGCGGACCGAGGACCTGCGCCGGGTGGTCGACGTCAACCTGGTCGGGGTGCTGCTCTGCGCCCGGCGCGCGGCACGGGAGTTCACCGCGGGCGGGTCCATCGTCAACGTCTCCTCGGCCGCCGCCACCATCGGCAGCCCCGGGGAGTACGTGCACTACGCGGCCACCAAGGCCGCCGTCGACGCGCTCACCCTCGGCCTGGCCAAGGAGTTGGGCCCGGCCGGGGTGCGGGTCAACGCCGTCGCCCCCGGCACCACGGACACCGAGTTCCACGCCCTCGGCGGCGAGCCCGGCCGGGCCGCCCGGGTCGCGCCGAGCGTGCCGCTGCGCCGGGCGGGGCGCCCCGAGGAGATCGCCGCCGCGGTTGCCTGGCTGCTCTCGCCGGACGCCTCGTACACCACGGGCGCGGTGCTGCGGGTGGCGGGCGGGCTCTGACGGATCGTCAGGCCGCCGGTGCCGCCTGGGTGCGCCGACCGCGCCAGGCGGCGGCCAGGCCGGCCGCGCCGAACAGCAGCACCGCCGCTGTCGAGACGAGGAAGGCGGGCGAGCCCGGCCGGTCGGCCGAGGCCCCGGCGACCGCGTACGCCGCGGTGGCCGGCAGCACCCCGAGGGCAGTGCCGGCCAGGTACGGCCCGAGTCGCACCCCGCACAGCGCCGCACCGATGTTCACCACCTGGAACGGCACCCCCGGCACCAGCCGGAGCAGCAGCACGCTGCGGAAGCCCCGCTCGGTCAGCTGCCGGTCCAGCGCGGTCAGCGCCCGCCCGCGCAGCAGCGGGCGCAGCGCCTGCTGCCCGAGCCCGCGGCCGAGCCCGAAGGCGATCGCCGCGCCGAGCGTGGTGCCCGCGACCGCCACCGGCACGCCCCAGCGGGCCCCGAACAGCAGGCCGGCCGCCACGCTCAGCGCGGGCTTGGGCAGGAAGGCCAGCGTGCCCAGGGCGAACAGCCCGGCGAAGGCCGGTGCCCGCCAGCCGGCGGGCACCGCGGCGATCACCGTGCGCGGGTCCCAGAACGCCGCCGAGCCGGCCGCCAGCGCGAGCAGCAGCACCAGGGCGGCGAGCCGGATCCAGCGCGCGCGGGAGCCGGGGGCGGGGGGAGTGGACACCCGCCGAGCCTCTCACACCCGGTGCGGCTGCTCGGCCCTGGCCGGGACCTCCCGCTGGGCGACCAGGCCCGCCGGGCGCAGCGCGCCCGCCGTCACCACCAGGGCCGCCGCCAGCACCGTGACCAGCGCGAACGACACCCGCAGCGAGCTGGCCTGGGCGATCCCGCCGACGATGGCCGGCGCGACCAGCCCCGAGGTGTAGGTGACGGTGGCGACGCCGGCGATCGCCTGGCTCGGGTTGGGGCCGGCGTGCCCGGCCGCGGCGAAGGCCAGCGGCACCACCACCGCGATCCCGATCCCGATCAGCGCGAAGCCCGGGATCGCCACCGCCGGGCCGGTGGCCGCGACCACCAGCAGCCCGCCGGCCGCCGCCACCGCGCCGCCCGCCCGCACCGCGCGCACCGGTCCGAGCCGCCGCACCACCGCGTCGCCGGCCAGCCGGGAGACCGTCATGGTGCAAGCGAACGCGGTGTAGGCCATCGCCGCGGTGCCCGCCGCCGCGCCGGTGACGTCGCGCAGGTAGACGCCCGACCAGTCCATCCCGGCGCCCTCGGCGAAGACCGCGCAGAAGCCGACCAGGCCGATCAGCAGGGCCGAGCGCGGCGGCAGCGAGAACCGGGGCGGTGCCTCGGCCTCCGGCTCCGCCCGGACGTCCGGCACCCGGCCGCAGACCAGCTGGCCGAGCACCAGCAGCAGCGCCGAGGCGAGCAGCAGGTGGTCGCGCGGGGCGAGGTGCTGACGGGCCGCCAGCGTTCCGCAGGCGGCGGCGACCAGCCCGCCGAAACTCCACATCCCGTGCAGCCCCGACATGATCGCCCGGCCGAGCCCGCCCTCGACCGTCACGCCGGCGGCGTTCATGGTGACGTCCGCCATCCCGGCCGTGGCGCCGAAGACGGCCAGCCCCAGGCAGAGCCAGGGCAGCCCCGGGGCCAGCCCGGGCAGGACCAGCGCCAGGCACCAGAGCGCGAGCAGCAGCCGCAGCGCGGCCCGGCTGCCCAGCCGGTGGGCGATCCGCCCGGCCAGCGGCATCGCGAGCGAGGCGCCGATGGCCGGCATCACCAGGGCCAGGCCGAGCTGACCCGCACTCAGGTGCAGGTGGCCCTGGATCGCGGGGATGCGGCTGGCGAAGGTGCCCGCCACCGCTCCGTGCACGGCGAAGACCACGGCGATGCCGCGCCTGGCCCGGAGCAGGGGGCGTAGTTCGGGGGTGGTGGTCGGCATGAGGGTTCCCTCCCGTGAGGTCCGGTCCGGCAGCCGTGTCCGGCGTATCCGGCAGCCGGTAAATTATCAGGAAGGGACCCTGATAGATAGCGGGTGAACGAGTCTGGAAGGATGCCGTGCCATGACCACCGCGCGCACGGCCACGCCGAGCACCGCCCGTGCGATCAACGACCGGCTGGCCCTCGACCTGCTGCTCGCGCACGGCCCGCTGACCGCCACCGAGCTGCGCACGCTCACCGGCCTGTCCCGACCCACCGTCTCCGACCTGCTGGAACGCCTGCAGCACGGCGGCCTGGTCGGCATCGTGGGGGAGCGCGGCGAGCAGCGCCGCGGCCCCAACGCCCGGGTCTACGGGCTGCGCGCCGACCGCGCCCACCTGGCCGGCATCGACGTCCGCACGGTCGGCGTCACGCTCACCGTCGCCGACCTCACCGGGCGCTCGCTGGCCACCGCCGCCCTGCCCGTCGACCCGCTCGCCCCGCCGCCCGCCGACATGGTCGGACAGGTGCTGCGGACCCTGCTGGAAACGGCCCGCGGCGTCGGCGTCACCGACCTGCACACCGTCGCGGTCGGCGCGCCCGGCCTGGTGGACCCGGCCAGCGGGCGGCTGCGGGCCACCGCCGAACTGCCGCACTGGCACGGCGACCTGGTGGACGAGCTGCGGGCCGCACTCTCGGCCGAGGTGATCCTGGAGAACGAGGTCAACCTGGCCGGCATAGCCGAGCACCGGCTCGGCGCGGCCACCGACCGGGACACCTTCGTGCTGCTCTGGCTGGGCCACGGCGCCGGCGCGGCGGTGATGCTCGACGGGCGGCTGCGGCGCGGCGCCTCCGGCGGGGCCGGCGAGATCGGCTTCCTGCCGGTGCCCGGCACCGCCGCACTGCCCAGCGCCTACAGCTGCGACGGCGGCTTCCACAGCCTGGCCGCCAGCGCCGCCGTCTGCGCGCTGGCCCGCGACCACGGCCTGCCGGTGCCCGGCGACGGCGCCGACGACGCGCCCGCCGCCGAGGCCGCCGTGCTCGCCGCCCTCGCGGCCGGCCAGGCCGGCGAGCCGTTCCTGGACGAGCTCGCCGGCCGGGTGGCCGTGGCCGTGGCGGCGGTCTGCGTGATCCTCGACCCGGGTTGCGTGGTGCTCGGCGGCGAGATCGGCCGGGCCGGCGGGCCGGCCCTGGCCGGCCGGGTCGAGCGGCGGCTCGCCGGGCTGACCCCGCTGCGCACCGAGGTCCGGGCCGGCACCGCGGGCGGCGGCGCGGTCCTCGGCGGCGCCGTGCTGATCGCCTCCGACGCGGTGCGGCGCGACCTGTTCGGCGGGGCCTGACCGCTGACGGAGGGTCGGCCGGGCGCTGCGACGCGGACCCGCGGAGCCGGGGACGCGAGGACCCCGGGTGGGAGCGGGACGGCGAGGGGCGGCGGATGCGGCAGGATGGGGTGCGTCGTGGATCACCGCACGGAGGTGGTCGTCGAGAGGGCGAGGGAGTGCCGCCATGAGCCAGCCGGGTCGGTCGGTCAACCACTACCGGATCGGTGAGGCCGCCGCGATGCTCGGGGTCAGCGCGGACACCATGCGGCGCTGGGTCGACGCGGGCCGGGTGTCCGCCGAGCGGGACGAGCACGGGCACCGGATCATCCCGGGCGAGCCGCTGGCCGCGTTCGCCCGCGAGCTGGCCAAGCCCGGCGCGGCCGACGGCGTGGAGGGCCGCTCCTCGGCGCGCAACCGGTTCCCGGGGATCGTCACCCAGGTCGTGCTCGGCGACGTGGCGGCCCAGGTGGAGATCCAGGCGGGCCCGTTCCGGGTGGTCTCGCTGATCAGCCGGGACTCGGCGGAGGAGCTCGGGCTGGTCCCCGGGGCACCCGCGACCGCCGTCATCAAGTCGACCAATGTGATGATCGAGCGCAGCTGACCCGCGCCTTGATCCACTGATTGATCCACTGACCCGCGCCGACCGTCCGAGGAGTGCCGTGCCCCGATCCGTGCTGCCCACCACCCAGGCGGCGGTGGCCGCCGTGACCGCGACCGCCGAGCGCCACGGACGGTCGGTGACGGCCAGTCATGACATCGGCGCCGACCAGACCTTCGCCGGGCTGCTCGCGACCGGCTCGGACGACGCCGACCCCTCCGCCGTCCCACACGAGGCGCTGCTGGAGTTCGGCGGCACCCCGGCCGTCACGGTCCGGCTGTTCACCCACGACGAGGCCCGGGTCACCGTCGAGGGCGTCGGCTTCGACGTCAGGCGCGAGGTGCTGCCCGACTTCCTCGACGCCGTCTGGTCCGGCCTGGCGCACGTGCGGGTGCGCACCTTCCCGCCGGCCCAGACCCTCAAGGTCGCCGTCCCCGGCGAACCGACCTACCGCGAGCACGTCGACCTGATGACCCCTTGGCTCTGGAAGGTGTCCCGTTGAGCGCAACGCCGTCCCGCCCGCTCGCCGTCGCCCACCGCGGCGACCCGTACCGGTTCCGGGAGAACACCCTGCCCGCCGTCACCGGCGCGCTCGCCGCCGGGGCCGACGCGGTGGAGGTGGACGTGCAGCTCACCCGGGACGGCGTGCCGGTGCTGCTGCACGACCCGACGCTGCGGCGGCTGTGGGAGCTGGACCGCCCGGTCGGCGCGCTCACCAGCAGCCAGTTGGCCGCGCAGAAGTTCGCCGGCGGCCACCGGGTGCCCACGCTGGCCGAGGCCCTCAAGCTCTTCGCCGAGCAGCCCGGCGCCAGGCTGCTCATCGACCTGGACGATCCCGGCCCCGCCCGGGCCACCTGGCGCACCGTCACCGAGCTGGGCGCCGAGCGGCTGGTGGCGTTCTGCGGCCCGGTCCAGGCGATGCTGGCGGTGCGCGAGCAGGCCCCGGACGCGCAGCTCTCGCTCACCTGGAAGCGCCCGGAGCTGCCGGTGCCCGCGCTCCTGGCCGACCTGCGGCCGCGCTACCTCAACCCGCCGTTCGGCCTGGTGGACGAGCGGCTGGTGGCCCGGGCCGCGGAGGCCGGCCTGGAGGTGGCCACCTGGACGGTCGACCTGCGCCGCACCATGCGCCGGATGATCGCGCTCGGGGTCGCCTCGCTGACCAGCAACCGGATCGCGGTGCTCCGCTCCGAGCTGGACCGCGCGCGCCGGTAGTGCCGGGTGAGCGACATTGACTGGATGTCAGATTTAATGGCGGTATGCCCGATGTGAGCGAATCGGAAGCGGTAGTACCGGTACCCGAGCCGCCGGACCACCTGCTGCCGCCCGGAGTCCGCCGGGCGGCGGCCTGGTCCGCCGCGGTGATCCTGTTCATCACCGTCGGCGCGCTGCTGGTCCTCGCCGCCGTCGAGCTGCGCGCCGCCACCGTGCCGCTGATCATCGCGCTGCTCGCCACCGCGCTGCTCGAACCGGTGGTGCCCTGGCTGGTCCGGCGCGGCCTCGGGCGCGGCGCCGCGGCCGGACTGACCTGCGCCGTGCTGGTCGCCGCCGTCGCCGGCGTGCTCTACCTGCTGGTCAACTCCCTGGTGCACAGCGCCCCGCAGATCGCCCACGCGCTCACCCAGGCCGGCGACCAGCTCGCCGCCAAGCTCGGCCCGCTCGGCAAGAGCCTGCAGGACACCCTGAAGCACACCTCCAACGCCGGCAGCTCCTTCGCCGCCCAGCTCGCCAACGGCGTGGTCTCCGGACTCGGCCTGGCCACCCAGGTCGTCACCGGCTCGATCCTCGCGCTCGCCCTGGTCTTCTTCTTCCTGCGCGACGGAGACCGCACCGCGGACCTGGTGCGCTCCACCGTCCCCGCGGACCGGGCCGACCTGGTGATCCGCTGCGGCCGACAGGCCTTCGAGGCGATGGCCGGCTTCATGCGCGGCACCACGCTGATCGCGCTGATCGACGCCCTCTTCATCACCGTCGGCCTGCTGGTGCTCGACGTGCCCGGCGCCGCCGGGCTGGGCGCGCTGGTCTTCATGGGCGCCTACATCCCGTTCGTCGGCGCCTTCCTCTCCGGCACCGTGGCCGTGCTGGTCGCGCTCGCCGACGGCGGGCTCGGCAAGGCGCTCTGGACGCTCGGCGTGGTGCTCGCCGTGCAGACCGTGGAGGGCAACATCCTCCAGCCGGTGATCCAGAGCCGCACCGTGGAACTGCACCCGGCCACCATCATGGTCGCCGTGGTGGCCGGCTCCGGCGTCGCCGGGATCCTCGGCGCGCTGCTCGCCGTGCCGCTGTGCGCGGCCGGCCTCGGCATCGTCGACGTGTTGCGCGGCCGACCCGGGCGCCGGGCCCGGCTGAAGGCGCGCGCCCGGAACGCGACCGGGTAATACCGCCGGGTAACACGGCCCTAGTACAGTCGGCGCTGTGGAATTCGGAACAGACATCCTCGGCGCGCCCTACGAGTCCGCCGAGCTGACGCTGCGGCCCGACGCCGAGGGCCCGGTCGTCGCCACCCTGGTGCGCCGCCTCGCCCCGCAGCCGGCCGACCCGGCGGCACCGCGGCGCGCGGTGCTCTACGTGCACGGGTACGTCGACTACTTCTTCCAGACCCACCTGGCCGACCACTTCGTCGAGCTCGGCTACTCGTTCTACGCCCTCGACCTGCGCAAGTACGGCCGCTCGCTGCGCCCGCACCAGTCGCCCAACTACATCAGCGACCTCGCCGAGTACGACGAGGAGCTGGACGCGGCGGTCCGGGTCATCCGCGAGCAGGACGGGCACACCGAACTGCTGGTCAACGGGCACTCCACCGGCGGCCTGGTCGCCGCGCTCTGGGCGGCCCGCCGGCAGGGGCGCGGCCTGGTCGACGGGCTCTTCCTGAACAGCCCGTTCCTGTCCATGCCCACCGCGGCGGCGGTCCGGGTGCTGGGCGCGCCCGCCGTCGGCGCGCTCGGCCGGCTCGCCGCCACCCGCAAGCTGCCCAGCGCGCTGAGCCCGCACTACGTGCACAGCCTGCACAAGGACCACCAGGGCAGCTGGGACTTCGACCTCTCGCTCAAGCCGGCCGAGGGCTTCCCGCTCTACGCCGGCTGGCTGGCCGCCATCCAGCGCGGGCACCAGCGGGTCCGGCGCGGCCTCGGCCTCCAGGTGCCGGTGCTCGTGATGGCCTCCACCGCCAGCATCTCCAAGGCCAAGTGGGACCCGGCGCTGCACCACCGGGACGCCGTGCTGCGGGCCGACGACATCGTCGCGGTCGCGCCCCGGCTGGGCCGCTCGGTCACCGTGGTGCGGATCGAGGGCGGGATGCACGACCTGGTGCTCTCCGGGCCCGAGGCGCGCGCCCAGGTCTTCACCGAGCTGGACCGCTGGCTGAAGGCCTACCTGTGAGCGCAGCGCCGGACCCGCTCCCGGTGCTCCGTCAGACCGCCTTCGGCACCGCCAAACTGATGCCGGACCTGGACAGCGACGGCAGCTGGCTGCTCACCCTGGACGGGACGCCGCAGTCGTACGTGGACCTGGTCGACCCGACCCGCCTGGAGTTCGAGTACACCCGGCGGCTCGGACACCTGGTGGACGCCCTCGCCCCGGCCGGCGTCCCGCTGGCCGCGCTGCACCTGGGCGGCGGCGCGCTGACCCTGCCCCGCTACGTCGCGGCCACCCGCCCGGGCTCCCGGCAGCTCGCCGTGGAGGCGGACGGCCCGCTGGTCGACCTGGTCGCCGAGGTGCTGCCGTGGGGAGCGGCCGCCGAGGTGGCGGTCGGCGACGCCCGCGAGCGGCTGGCCGCCACCGAACCGGCCGGCTGG belongs to Kitasatospora viridis and includes:
- a CDS encoding DinB family protein — encoded protein: MNAPIDTTERQDPPYTGGEAELLASFLDYHRKTLTLKCAGLTAEQLRERSVQPSELTLLGLLRHLAEVEQYWYQVVLLGEERPPLYFTEADPDRDIHGVADADPVEALAVWQRQVALAQQAVQGLPLETVGRGKRRGEDVTLRWIQIHMIEEYARHNGHADLLREAVDGVTGE
- a CDS encoding alpha/beta hydrolase, coding for MEFGTDILGAPYESAELTLRPDAEGPVVATLVRRLAPQPADPAAPRRAVLYVHGYVDYFFQTHLADHFVELGYSFYALDLRKYGRSLRPHQSPNYISDLAEYDEELDAAVRVIREQDGHTELLVNGHSTGGLVAALWAARRQGRGLVDGLFLNSPFLSMPTAAAVRVLGAPAVGALGRLAATRKLPSALSPHYVHSLHKDHQGSWDFDLSLKPAEGFPLYAGWLAAIQRGHQRVRRGLGLQVPVLVMASTASISKAKWDPALHHRDAVLRADDIVAVAPRLGRSVTVVRIEGGMHDLVLSGPEARAQVFTELDRWLKAYL
- a CDS encoding MFS transporter is translated as MPTTTPELRPLLRARRGIAVVFAVHGAVAGTFASRIPAIQGHLHLSAGQLGLALVMPAIGASLAMPLAGRIAHRLGSRAALRLLLALWCLALVLPGLAPGLPWLCLGLAVFGATAGMADVTMNAAGVTVEGGLGRAIMSGLHGMWSFGGLVAAACGTLAARQHLAPRDHLLLASALLLVLGQLVCGRVPDVRAEPEAEAPPRFSLPPRSALLIGLVGFCAVFAEGAGMDWSGVYLRDVTGAAAGTAAMAYTAFACTMTVSRLAGDAVVRRLGPVRAVRAGGAVAAAGGLLVVAATGPAVAIPGFALIGIGIAVVVPLAFAAAGHAGPNPSQAIAGVATVTYTSGLVAPAIVGGIAQASSLRVSFALVTVLAAALVVTAGALRPAGLVAQREVPARAEQPHRV
- a CDS encoding ROK family transcriptional regulator, producing the protein MTTARTATPSTARAINDRLALDLLLAHGPLTATELRTLTGLSRPTVSDLLERLQHGGLVGIVGERGEQRRGPNARVYGLRADRAHLAGIDVRTVGVTLTVADLTGRSLATAALPVDPLAPPPADMVGQVLRTLLETARGVGVTDLHTVAVGAPGLVDPASGRLRATAELPHWHGDLVDELRAALSAEVILENEVNLAGIAEHRLGAATDRDTFVLLWLGHGAGAAVMLDGRLRRGASGGAGEIGFLPVPGTAALPSAYSCDGGFHSLAASAAVCALARDHGLPVPGDGADDAPAAEAAVLAALAAGQAGEPFLDELAGRVAVAVAAVCVILDPGCVVLGGEIGRAGGPALAGRVERRLAGLTPLRTEVRAGTAGGGAVLGGAVLIASDAVRRDLFGGA
- a CDS encoding TVP38/TMEM64 family protein; this encodes MSTPPAPGSRARWIRLAALVLLLALAAGSAAFWDPRTVIAAVPAGWRAPAFAGLFALGTLAFLPKPALSVAAGLLFGARWGVPVAVAGTTLGAAIAFGLGRGLGQQALRPLLRGRALTALDRQLTERGFRSVLLLRLVPGVPFQVVNIGAALCGVRLGPYLAGTALGVLPATAAYAVAGASADRPGSPAFLVSTAAVLLFGAAGLAAAWRGRRTQAAPAA
- a CDS encoding AI-2E family transporter, whose product is MPDVSESEAVVPVPEPPDHLLPPGVRRAAAWSAAVILFITVGALLVLAAVELRAATVPLIIALLATALLEPVVPWLVRRGLGRGAAAGLTCAVLVAAVAGVLYLLVNSLVHSAPQIAHALTQAGDQLAAKLGPLGKSLQDTLKHTSNAGSSFAAQLANGVVSGLGLATQVVTGSILALALVFFFLRDGDRTADLVRSTVPADRADLVIRCGRQAFEAMAGFMRGTTLIALIDALFITVGLLVLDVPGAAGLGALVFMGAYIPFVGAFLSGTVAVLVALADGGLGKALWTLGVVLAVQTVEGNILQPVIQSRTVELHPATIMVAVVAGSGVAGILGALLAVPLCAAGLGIVDVLRGRPGRRARLKARARNATG
- a CDS encoding SDR family NAD(P)-dependent oxidoreductase, with protein sequence MPVTLVTGGSRGIGAALCRRLAADGHDLAIGYRRDAEAAEQVAAEARAAGVLAVALQLDTAVEADVERFFDQAAERLGHATGLVNNAAVTSTRGTLAELRTEDLRRVVDVNLVGVLLCARRAAREFTAGGSIVNVSSAAATIGSPGEYVHYAATKAAVDALTLGLAKELGPAGVRVNAVAPGTTDTEFHALGGEPGRAARVAPSVPLRRAGRPEEIAAAVAWLLSPDASYTTGAVLRVAGGL
- a CDS encoding TOBE domain-containing protein, whose protein sequence is MSQPGRSVNHYRIGEAAAMLGVSADTMRRWVDAGRVSAERDEHGHRIIPGEPLAAFARELAKPGAADGVEGRSSARNRFPGIVTQVVLGDVAAQVEIQAGPFRVVSLISRDSAEELGLVPGAPATAVIKSTNVMIERS
- a CDS encoding glycerophosphodiester phosphodiesterase; the protein is MSATPSRPLAVAHRGDPYRFRENTLPAVTGALAAGADAVEVDVQLTRDGVPVLLHDPTLRRLWELDRPVGALTSSQLAAQKFAGGHRVPTLAEALKLFAEQPGARLLIDLDDPGPARATWRTVTELGAERLVAFCGPVQAMLAVREQAPDAQLSLTWKRPELPVPALLADLRPRYLNPPFGLVDERLVARAAEAGLEVATWTVDLRRTMRRMIALGVASLTSNRIAVLRSELDRARR